The following are from one region of the Rhodopirellula sp. P2 genome:
- a CDS encoding calcium/sodium antiporter, protein MNGIIALQILGGVLLLLIGGEWVVRGASRLAIAAKLSPLFVGLTVVSLGTSAPEMAVSFATALRGQADITIGNVVGSNLFNMLMIVGFSALFAPLPVEKQITRFDVPVMIAATIAMMLASWNGIIGRWDGIGLILIMIAYFAISYRLGKLSGEGAIHDDLELPDALEEATESLGRRVAVILWQLVLLGAGVAALVFGCELFVDGAVSMARILGVSELVIGLTIVSAGTSLPELVTSVAATIKGERGIAIGNAVGSTTLNIVAVLGITSVIAPGGLNVAPEIMGLDMPLMVIAAMLSWVLYRTGRTIVRWEGMLMIALYCGYVGYLLQTSGAFG, encoded by the coding sequence ATGAATGGTATCATCGCACTACAAATTCTCGGCGGCGTCCTCTTACTCTTGATCGGAGGGGAGTGGGTCGTCCGCGGCGCCTCCCGATTGGCCATCGCTGCCAAACTCAGCCCGCTGTTTGTGGGACTGACCGTGGTCTCGCTGGGCACGAGCGCCCCTGAGATGGCCGTGTCGTTCGCCACGGCGCTTCGAGGCCAAGCCGATATCACCATCGGCAACGTCGTCGGTAGCAATCTGTTCAACATGTTGATGATCGTCGGCTTCAGCGCTCTCTTTGCGCCCCTGCCGGTGGAGAAACAAATCACACGCTTTGATGTGCCTGTGATGATCGCGGCGACCATCGCCATGATGCTCGCTTCGTGGAACGGAATCATCGGGCGTTGGGATGGAATCGGATTGATCCTGATCATGATCGCGTACTTTGCGATCTCATACCGGCTCGGCAAACTGTCGGGCGAAGGTGCCATCCACGATGATCTTGAGTTGCCGGACGCCTTGGAAGAAGCCACCGAATCACTGGGGCGACGTGTCGCGGTGATTCTCTGGCAATTGGTTTTGCTCGGTGCCGGCGTCGCTGCCTTGGTCTTCGGGTGCGAGTTGTTCGTCGACGGAGCGGTTTCGATGGCACGCATTCTGGGTGTTTCCGAATTGGTGATCGGACTGACAATCGTCTCCGCTGGCACCTCGCTTCCTGAACTGGTCACGTCCGTTGCTGCCACCATCAAAGGCGAACGCGGGATCGCAATTGGCAACGCCGTTGGCAGCACCACGCTCAACATCGTCGCGGTGCTTGGCATCACGTCCGTGATCGCTCCGGGCGGCCTGAATGTCGCTCCTGAAATCATGGGTCTCGATATGCCGCTGATGGTGATCGCAGCCATGCTCAGCTGGGTCCTGTATCGAACCGGACGTACCATCGTTCGCTGGGAAGGCATGCTGATGATCGCGTTGTACTGCGGCTATGTCGGCTACCTCCTCCAGACCAGCGGAGCGTTCGGATGA
- a CDS encoding NAD(P)/FAD-dependent oxidoreductase, translated as MMSDPSANYDVAILGGGFSGGLLAWVLASRGVRVVLIEREQFGRFAIGESSTPMADLVLRQLADQYGLPDLRALSTYPTWKEGFPNLRCGKKRGFSYYHHGDASSRHEAGHEFHDRYETSENVWGNSLLVTASPSDTWSDTQWLRSDLDSFFIEQAVCAGADCRERTEVVDATRGKSIQLTLCDRSGERASGKTQSLSAQWLVNASGRFGVLPDSLTQSIGVRRVDERLQTSTRSVFGHFRGVKSWTEELRRTGQLREDEPFDPDDAAQHHLTAEGWMWMLRMDHGVTSVGWTQPTGTSSGGHVSGTRDSENWRRYPSLQTLMQGATLCDATPHWISVDRVQRMQLPVRNRNYVTMPTAVATIDPLHSTGIAHGLIGVSRLADALLSESSRRRELLDRYATTVEREVLQIDALVSMCYQSLSTMSRFEAVSMLYFASAIASEEFLASGGNVHSTLWLCDDEPFCQLIAATQCQLANDVLDADLWRWLQPRLQPFHNAGLLDPRVRGRYRYTGEAKR; from the coding sequence ATGATGTCTGATCCATCCGCGAATTACGATGTTGCGATTTTGGGTGGTGGCTTTTCCGGTGGGCTGCTGGCTTGGGTTTTGGCTTCCCGAGGCGTCCGTGTCGTACTGATCGAGCGCGAGCAGTTCGGGCGTTTTGCAATTGGTGAATCCAGCACTCCGATGGCCGACTTGGTCTTGCGGCAGCTTGCCGATCAATACGGCTTGCCCGATCTGCGCGCGTTGTCGACGTACCCGACTTGGAAGGAAGGCTTTCCGAATTTGCGTTGTGGAAAGAAGCGAGGTTTCAGCTACTACCACCACGGTGACGCCTCGTCACGTCACGAAGCTGGTCATGAGTTTCACGATCGTTATGAAACATCGGAAAACGTTTGGGGAAATAGTTTGTTGGTCACGGCGAGTCCCAGCGACACTTGGTCTGACACGCAGTGGCTGAGAAGTGACTTGGATTCATTCTTCATCGAGCAAGCCGTTTGTGCGGGAGCCGATTGCCGTGAACGGACGGAGGTGGTCGATGCCACGAGGGGGAAATCCATTCAGTTGACGTTGTGTGATCGATCCGGGGAACGAGCCAGCGGGAAGACGCAGAGCCTCTCGGCGCAGTGGTTGGTCAATGCATCGGGGCGGTTTGGTGTGTTGCCGGATTCATTGACGCAGTCAATCGGGGTGCGACGCGTTGATGAGCGATTGCAGACGAGCACGCGCAGTGTCTTTGGACACTTTCGTGGTGTGAAATCCTGGACGGAGGAACTGAGAAGGACCGGCCAGTTGCGTGAGGACGAGCCGTTTGATCCCGATGATGCGGCGCAGCACCATTTGACCGCGGAGGGGTGGATGTGGATGTTGCGGATGGATCACGGTGTCACCAGTGTCGGCTGGACTCAGCCAACGGGGACGAGTTCCGGCGGGCATGTTTCGGGAACGCGTGATTCAGAGAATTGGCGTCGGTATCCCAGTCTGCAAACGCTGATGCAAGGAGCGACGTTGTGCGACGCGACCCCCCATTGGATTTCTGTGGACCGAGTCCAGCGGATGCAGTTGCCAGTCAGGAATCGGAATTACGTGACGATGCCAACGGCGGTGGCCACGATTGATCCGCTGCACAGCACAGGGATTGCGCATGGATTGATCGGCGTGTCCAGGTTGGCGGACGCCTTGTTGAGCGAGTCATCGCGACGACGTGAGTTGCTCGATCGCTATGCGACCACGGTCGAACGCGAGGTGCTGCAGATCGATGCTTTGGTTTCGATGTGCTATCAAAGTCTGTCAACGATGTCGCGTTTTGAAGCCGTTTCGATGCTGTACTTTGCCTCCGCGATTGCCTCGGAAGAGTTTTTAGCATCCGGTGGCAACGTTCATTCCACTTTGTGGCTGTGCGACGACGAACCGTTTTGTCAGTTGATCGCGGCGACACAGTGTCAGCTAGCGAACGATGTCTTGGACGCGGATTTGTGGCGATGGTTGCAACCTCGCTTGCAACCGTTTCACAATGCGGGCTTGCTGGATCCTCGAGTTCGCGGTCGGTATCGGTACACTGGCGAAGCGAAACGTTAG
- the lepA gene encoding translation elongation factor 4, producing MASKPSRSQEHIRNFCIIAHIDHGKSTLADRLLESTGTVDNRGKKTQMLDDLALEQQRGITIKARAVAMRYKRDGVEYELNLIDTPGHVDFQYEVSRSLACCEGALLLVDAFQGVEAQTVANAFAAMEHDLTIVPVINKIDLIHARPDEVAEEMMNSLGTDPDECKRVSAKTGEGVAALLDSIVEAVPPPTGDPDAVLQAMVFDSNYDDFRGAITYIRVMEGTVRKGQKIKFLRAGSTHDVVELGQFAPARVACDELVAGQVGYLICNIKSLGDVHIGDTISIAGNDPAPALPGYDRPKRMVYCGLFPSDGQDFSELRDALERLAVNDPSFEFEPETSDALGFGFRCGFLGLLHMEIVQQRLEQESDIDLVQTAPNVTYEITDKRGVTKNIHKPQDVPDPGDIEKFCQPIVRCNVIVPEEYIGPVMKLCQERRGIQKAHEVLGASRAMLTYDIPLAEVIYDLHDRIKSCTRGYGTLDYEMVGYEEADLCRLDILVNGNRVDALSVVCHRADADRRGRAVAKKLKSEIERHMFEVAVQAAIGSRVIARETVPAMRKNVTAKCYGGDITRKRKLLQKQKEGKKRMKAVGNVEISQKAFMAVLTDGE from the coding sequence ATGGCATCGAAACCCTCTCGTTCGCAAGAACACATTCGCAACTTCTGCATCATCGCTCACATCGACCACGGCAAAAGCACGTTGGCCGATCGTTTGTTGGAAAGCACGGGCACGGTTGATAACCGCGGCAAGAAAACGCAAATGCTGGATGATTTGGCGTTGGAACAACAGCGTGGCATCACCATCAAGGCCCGCGCCGTCGCCATGCGCTACAAGCGAGATGGGGTGGAATACGAATTGAACCTGATTGACACGCCCGGCCACGTGGACTTCCAGTACGAAGTTTCACGCTCCCTGGCTTGTTGCGAAGGCGCGCTGTTGTTGGTCGATGCCTTTCAAGGTGTGGAAGCCCAGACGGTTGCGAATGCGTTTGCGGCGATGGAGCACGACCTGACGATCGTGCCCGTGATCAACAAGATCGATTTGATTCACGCTCGGCCAGATGAAGTCGCCGAGGAAATGATGAATTCCCTGGGCACGGACCCGGATGAGTGCAAGCGGGTGAGTGCCAAAACCGGCGAAGGCGTTGCGGCATTGCTCGATTCGATTGTGGAAGCCGTTCCGCCACCCACGGGCGATCCAGACGCTGTGTTGCAGGCGATGGTCTTCGATTCGAACTACGACGATTTTCGCGGTGCCATCACCTACATTCGAGTGATGGAAGGAACGGTCCGCAAAGGTCAGAAGATCAAATTCTTGCGGGCTGGATCGACGCACGATGTCGTGGAACTGGGCCAATTTGCGCCTGCCCGCGTGGCCTGTGATGAATTGGTTGCCGGCCAAGTGGGATACTTGATTTGCAACATCAAGAGCCTGGGGGATGTGCACATTGGAGACACGATCAGCATCGCGGGCAACGACCCAGCACCGGCGCTGCCGGGCTATGACCGGCCCAAACGGATGGTTTATTGCGGTTTGTTCCCCAGCGACGGACAGGACTTCAGCGAATTGCGGGACGCGCTCGAGCGATTGGCCGTCAACGACCCGAGTTTCGAGTTTGAACCCGAAACCAGTGATGCACTTGGGTTTGGTTTCCGGTGTGGTTTTCTGGGGTTGCTGCACATGGAGATCGTTCAGCAGCGATTGGAGCAGGAATCCGACATCGATTTGGTTCAAACCGCTCCCAACGTGACTTACGAGATCACCGACAAACGCGGCGTGACGAAGAACATTCACAAGCCGCAGGATGTGCCCGATCCGGGCGACATTGAGAAGTTCTGCCAACCAATCGTGCGTTGCAACGTGATCGTGCCGGAGGAGTACATCGGCCCAGTCATGAAACTGTGTCAGGAACGACGCGGGATTCAAAAAGCTCACGAGGTCTTGGGGGCGTCGCGAGCGATGTTGACTTACGACATCCCGCTGGCGGAAGTCATCTACGATTTGCACGACCGCATCAAAAGCTGCACACGCGGATACGGAACGCTGGATTACGAGATGGTGGGCTACGAAGAAGCCGACCTGTGCCGCTTGGACATTCTGGTCAACGGCAACCGTGTCGATGCATTGTCGGTGGTTTGTCACCGAGCCGACGCTGACCGTCGCGGTCGTGCAGTGGCCAAGAAGCTGAAATCGGAGATTGAGCGGCACATGTTTGAAGTGGCTGTGCAAGCCGCGATCGGCAGCCGCGTGATCGCTCGAGAGACCGTGCCGGCAATGCGAAAGAACGTGACAGCCAAGTGTTATGGCGGTGACATCACGCGAAAACGCAAGTTGCTGCAGAAGCAAAAGGAAGGCAAGAAGCGAATGAAGGCGGTTGGCAACGTGGAGATCAGCCAGAAGGCCTTCATGGCGGTTCTGACCGACGGCGAGTAG
- a CDS encoding phosphatase PAP2 family protein yields the protein MNRLESPREDQLRENQPRERQLREHPLFTKTSTTNDAVTLYRPVTLFYMAAMTMMLVPMMTLVDVNIASYFRTAPLPAELDSALELSLVLSHGYGVFVILLAILLMAPKRRWHLPRLVTLALGGGAIATIAKMFVIRPRPSNLNLNHAGHDSAWLWAFDWDLSEVASFDSAMRAFPSGHVVTATAMLIGLWVVVPRGRLLFIMVWMGVLANRVNTSAHFTSDVCGGVAFGLFWSYVCFHPRLLGNLFDKMVPEHGRRTRGETSDSSEAIPSLPPQINVGSPAGTPSFPMHASPIHASQMSATEQYEALASKMSPNATPTRPNTSDDLEQSDQQTHDHHNRQQDFGDAGERAA from the coding sequence GTGAATCGACTCGAATCGCCTCGCGAAGATCAACTTCGTGAAAATCAGCCCCGTGAACGTCAGCTTCGCGAACATCCATTGTTCACCAAAACCAGCACCACGAACGATGCGGTGACCCTGTATCGTCCCGTCACACTGTTCTACATGGCAGCGATGACAATGATGCTGGTGCCGATGATGACGCTGGTGGATGTGAACATCGCGTCGTACTTCCGAACCGCACCGCTGCCAGCGGAACTGGATTCCGCTTTGGAATTGTCCTTGGTGCTCTCGCACGGTTACGGGGTCTTTGTGATCTTGCTTGCCATTTTGCTGATGGCCCCCAAACGCCGCTGGCATTTGCCTCGACTCGTCACCTTGGCACTCGGCGGAGGAGCCATTGCGACGATCGCAAAGATGTTTGTGATCCGGCCGCGTCCCAGCAACCTCAATCTCAACCATGCCGGTCATGATTCCGCTTGGCTTTGGGCATTCGATTGGGATCTCAGCGAAGTCGCCTCCTTTGACTCCGCCATGCGAGCCTTTCCCAGTGGTCACGTTGTCACTGCGACCGCCATGCTGATCGGATTGTGGGTGGTTGTCCCGAGAGGTCGCTTGCTTTTCATCATGGTTTGGATGGGCGTGCTGGCCAACCGAGTCAACACCAGCGCTCACTTCACCAGCGATGTGTGTGGCGGCGTGGCGTTTGGACTGTTTTGGTCCTATGTCTGCTTTCATCCGCGTTTATTGGGCAACCTCTTTGACAAGATGGTTCCCGAACATGGCCGACGCACTCGCGGGGAGACCAGCGATTCATCTGAAGCCATTCCATCATTGCCCCCGCAAATCAACGTGGGTTCGCCAGCGGGAACACCTTCGTTCCCCATGCACGCTTCACCAATTCATGCGTCGCAAATGAGTGCGACCGAACAATACGAAGCGCTGGCATCCAAGATGTCGCCCAATGCGACCCCAACTCGTCCGAACACTTCGGATGATCTCGAGCAGAGTGATCAGCAGACGCACGATCATCACAACAGGCAACAAGATTTCGGCGATGCGGGCGAGCGAGCGGCTTAG
- a CDS encoding FAD-dependent oxidoreductase, translated as MNSQPRRLRYTRRDLLSSVLGVGSLACAGCDSLSSRWSGALPFAGAFLSPNREIGHRLRVPTSERLTGSSDATRRRASCVIVGGGVAGLAAGYELLKSGVDDFLVLELESSPGGTSRSTQYTSESFGSLRAPWGAHYLPLPGPRNAPLQAFLRDCGVLDEHGVAAEQMLCRDPEERVWANDRWQSGLLPMRDATPEDVAQIERFQTEMSEFALRTGNDGKPWFVLPTSHGTNDPEPLSLDQISMQQWMQNRAFDSPRLLWLVDHSCRDDYGLRAGQTSAWAGIFYFAARLLDASQSPDSAPVLTWPEGNGFLVDQLAQRLGDRIETDRAVLSMTEDEPGTQTLHVLDTQTQQSTRITAESVILAVPQFIACRLLDDSLGETKHERIHQARSFQYGSWLVANIVLKDRPTETDSWMCWDNVRYQSTSLGYVNAGHQTGRDHGGTVITWYQALTGDNAALTRTELLNLTWDEAAEVVCSDLEVMHPDIRQRIETLDIMVWGHAMIQPTVGSRSNLRRVAASQAIGNVHFAASDLSGVALFEEAFDHGRRAAKAVVASWS; from the coding sequence ATGAATTCGCAGCCCCGAAGACTTCGCTACACCCGGCGGGATTTGCTGTCTTCGGTGCTCGGTGTCGGATCCCTCGCCTGTGCGGGCTGCGATTCGCTTTCCTCCCGTTGGTCGGGTGCACTTCCATTTGCCGGTGCCTTCCTGTCGCCCAACCGAGAGATCGGTCATCGGTTGCGAGTCCCAACCTCGGAGCGATTGACCGGCTCCTCAGATGCCACGCGGCGCCGCGCATCCTGTGTCATTGTCGGTGGCGGAGTCGCCGGCTTGGCCGCCGGCTACGAACTTTTGAAATCAGGAGTGGATGACTTCCTCGTTTTGGAATTGGAATCATCGCCCGGCGGCACATCGCGAAGCACCCAGTACACATCCGAATCCTTCGGTTCGTTGCGTGCCCCTTGGGGAGCCCACTACTTACCACTGCCGGGCCCACGCAACGCACCCCTGCAAGCATTCTTGCGAGATTGTGGTGTGCTCGATGAACACGGTGTCGCCGCCGAACAGATGCTCTGCCGCGATCCCGAAGAACGCGTCTGGGCGAACGACCGCTGGCAATCCGGATTGCTTCCCATGCGTGACGCAACCCCCGAGGATGTCGCCCAGATCGAACGCTTCCAAACTGAGATGTCCGAGTTTGCATTGCGAACTGGCAACGACGGCAAACCTTGGTTCGTCTTGCCGACCTCGCATGGGACGAACGATCCCGAACCGCTTTCTCTCGATCAAATCTCGATGCAACAATGGATGCAAAATCGCGCATTTGATTCCCCCCGTCTGCTCTGGTTGGTCGATCACTCTTGCCGTGACGACTATGGATTGCGAGCCGGTCAAACGAGCGCTTGGGCTGGGATTTTCTACTTCGCCGCGCGGTTGCTCGATGCCTCGCAATCGCCTGATTCCGCCCCTGTGCTGACTTGGCCCGAAGGCAATGGATTCTTGGTCGACCAGCTGGCACAACGTCTCGGGGATCGCATCGAAACGGACCGAGCAGTTCTTTCGATGACGGAAGACGAACCCGGCACCCAAACGCTACATGTCCTTGACACGCAAACGCAACAGTCGACCAGGATCACCGCCGAGTCCGTGATTCTCGCTGTTCCACAGTTCATTGCCTGTCGTTTGCTGGATGACTCATTAGGAGAAACCAAGCACGAACGAATCCATCAGGCGAGATCGTTTCAGTATGGCAGTTGGCTGGTCGCCAACATCGTGCTGAAGGATCGTCCCACTGAGACGGACTCCTGGATGTGCTGGGACAACGTCCGTTACCAATCCACGTCTTTGGGGTACGTCAACGCCGGCCATCAAACCGGACGCGATCATGGCGGCACGGTGATCACGTGGTACCAAGCCCTGACCGGTGACAACGCAGCGCTGACTCGGACCGAACTTCTGAACCTGACCTGGGACGAGGCCGCCGAGGTCGTGTGCAGCGATCTCGAAGTCATGCACCCCGACATTCGCCAACGCATCGAGACGTTGGACATCATGGTTTGGGGCCACGCGATGATCCAGCCCACCGTCGGCAGCCGTTCCAATCTGCGACGCGTTGCGGCCAGCCAAGCGATTGGCAACGTCCACTTCGCCGCCTCGGATCTCAGCGGAGTCGCGCTGTTCGAAGAAGCCTTTGACCACGGTCGCCGGGCTGCGAAAGCGGTGGTTGCAAGCTGGAGCTGA
- a CDS encoding polyprenol monophosphomannose synthase — protein sequence MLVGICTYNEAANVKPMLAKIREALPEAVCLVVDDDSPDGTAEIARVYAEETGAGDRIQVKIRKDERGLGGAIRAAMQTAIDGNFDLFCNLDADLSHDPADLPRLVATCVKENADVVVGSRYAEGGAIVGWPWRRKLMSGLINAFTRTLLRLPVRDASGSYRCYRVSCLAGLDPPRNPSDGYAFIQEVLLRLHRDGAKCVEVPITFTERVHGTSKLNLREAVRSSWTVFRLLAVR from the coding sequence ATTTTAGTTGGAATCTGCACCTACAACGAAGCCGCCAACGTCAAGCCAATGTTGGCCAAGATCCGTGAGGCGCTTCCCGAGGCGGTGTGTTTGGTGGTCGACGATGACTCGCCCGACGGAACCGCAGAGATCGCCCGCGTGTACGCGGAGGAAACCGGGGCCGGTGACAGGATCCAGGTGAAGATCCGCAAAGACGAACGCGGATTGGGCGGTGCGATTCGGGCGGCGATGCAAACGGCGATCGATGGCAATTTCGATTTGTTCTGCAACCTGGACGCGGATCTCAGCCACGATCCCGCGGATCTGCCTCGGTTGGTTGCAACCTGCGTGAAGGAGAACGCTGACGTGGTGGTCGGCTCTCGTTACGCCGAAGGCGGGGCGATCGTCGGGTGGCCCTGGCGTCGCAAGCTGATGAGCGGGCTGATCAATGCGTTCACGCGAACGCTGTTGCGATTGCCGGTTCGCGATGCAAGTGGTTCGTACCGCTGTTATCGGGTGAGTTGTTTGGCCGGATTGGATCCGCCTCGCAATCCCAGCGACGGGTACGCGTTCATTCAAGAAGTCTTGTTGAGGCTCCATCGCGATGGGGCCAAGTGCGTGGAAGTTCCGATCACGTTCACCGAACGAGTTCACGGGACCAGCAAGCTGAATTTGCGAGAAGCGGTTCGAAGCAGTTGGACTGTGTTTCGGTTGTTGGCGGTCCGCTAA
- a CDS encoding DUF502 domain-containing protein, which translates to MKQHVQRHFSFLRTTAIGGIFFLLPLLVVLVLIGQLVQVIYAVAVALLPILQDYTPFHDTTGYLLIFGIATLLLILACFVSGIMARRSIARQFTRFIEKYLLMLFPRYAIFKEQLSGNIGGDVAKNRLRPVVVQLEGYSQLAFEVERHRGADVANDPLGVTLYLPGSPDPWNGKVVMVEPSRVQRIDAPFGDVVGTFEQLGTDTQKWARAGAVAVQDEES; encoded by the coding sequence ATGAAACAGCACGTCCAGCGACACTTTTCCTTTCTACGCACGACCGCGATTGGTGGCATCTTTTTTCTGCTGCCATTGTTGGTTGTGTTGGTGCTGATCGGGCAATTGGTCCAGGTCATCTACGCCGTGGCGGTGGCACTGCTGCCGATCTTGCAGGACTACACGCCGTTTCATGACACGACGGGTTACCTGTTGATCTTCGGGATCGCGACGTTGTTGTTGATCTTGGCCTGTTTTGTCTCGGGAATCATGGCGAGACGATCGATCGCCAGGCAGTTCACGCGGTTCATCGAGAAATATTTGTTGATGCTGTTTCCTCGCTACGCGATTTTCAAGGAGCAGCTCAGCGGCAACATTGGTGGCGACGTTGCGAAAAACCGCTTGCGCCCGGTCGTGGTGCAATTGGAAGGGTATTCGCAGTTGGCCTTTGAGGTTGAGCGGCACCGGGGAGCGGATGTTGCCAACGATCCCTTGGGAGTGACGTTGTATCTGCCGGGATCGCCGGATCCTTGGAATGGGAAGGTGGTGATGGTGGAGCCATCGCGAGTTCAGCGGATTGACGCCCCCTTTGGCGACGTGGTGGGCACGTTTGAACAGTTGGGCACCGACACGCAGAAGTGGGCTCGGGCGGGGGCCGTCGCGGTGCAGGATGAAGAGAGCTGA
- a CDS encoding membrane or secreted protein, with protein MRTSSLRVCSFAGVSTLILLTSLSAGCRGRGFLPAPGTMNQQQANAIVHDPYPLTDIGPNDQGSRPPSYQQPLPGPVRDRLSADAMPWLGR; from the coding sequence ATGCGCACCTCCTCCCTGCGCGTATGCTCGTTCGCCGGCGTGTCCACGCTGATTCTGCTCACCAGCCTGTCCGCTGGATGTCGCGGTCGTGGTTTCCTGCCGGCCCCAGGAACGATGAACCAACAGCAAGCCAACGCGATCGTGCATGACCCGTACCCCCTGACCGACATCGGGCCGAACGATCAAGGCAGCCGGCCGCCCAGCTACCAGCAACCCCTGCCGGGACCGGTTCGAGATCGTCTGAGCGCTGACGCAATGCCCTGGCTCGGTCGCTAA
- a CDS encoding ROK family protein: MTTDSRHYWGIDIGGTSIKCGLVNSAGETVAFEQVATLESEGPQAAVNRLATMIREVETSTKTVGKVPRIGMGAPGPMDLHRGILVAPPQLPSWWEFPLCEKLSEATGRPISFLNDANAAAYGEFWLGSGSQGSSMVLLTLGTGVGGGIIVEDQLVNGVNSFGSECGHIVVDSSPDAQLCAWGGGRGQLEAYASASGVVLRTRHRLPEYPQSSLQQFTGEDSSLLTAKRIWEAAANGDEFANLMIDETARWLGIGVTNLVHTLDPGHVALGGAMNFGGAECEIGRRFLGGVTEEFRQRTFPYVFAGTTISFATLGHEAGYLGAAGYARKKDS, encoded by the coding sequence ATGACAACTGATTCACGTCACTACTGGGGCATCGACATTGGCGGCACGAGCATCAAGTGCGGTCTGGTCAATTCCGCCGGTGAGACCGTCGCCTTTGAGCAAGTGGCGACGCTGGAATCCGAAGGCCCTCAAGCGGCGGTGAATCGCTTGGCAACGATGATTCGTGAGGTGGAGACGAGCACCAAAACGGTCGGGAAGGTGCCGCGGATTGGCATGGGGGCGCCCGGACCGATGGATTTGCACCGTGGGATTTTGGTTGCACCACCGCAGTTGCCGTCTTGGTGGGAGTTCCCGTTGTGCGAGAAACTGTCCGAAGCCACGGGCCGGCCGATCTCATTTTTGAATGACGCCAACGCGGCAGCTTACGGCGAATTTTGGCTGGGCAGTGGATCCCAAGGCTCGTCGATGGTTCTGTTGACGCTGGGGACTGGCGTTGGCGGCGGCATCATTGTCGAGGATCAATTGGTCAATGGCGTCAACAGCTTTGGCAGTGAATGCGGTCACATCGTCGTGGACTCCTCGCCAGACGCGCAGCTTTGTGCATGGGGTGGTGGCCGTGGGCAGTTGGAAGCGTACGCGTCGGCTAGCGGGGTGGTTTTGCGAACGCGGCATCGGTTGCCGGAGTACCCGCAATCGTCGTTGCAGCAATTCACCGGAGAGGACAGTTCGCTGTTGACCGCCAAACGGATCTGGGAAGCAGCGGCAAACGGCGACGAATTCGCGAATTTGATGATCGACGAAACCGCTCGTTGGCTGGGCATCGGAGTCACCAATTTGGTCCACACGTTGGACCCAGGGCATGTGGCACTGGGCGGAGCGATGAACTTTGGCGGGGCCGAATGTGAGATCGGGCGTCGCTTTTTGGGGGGGGTGACGGAAGAATTTCGACAACGGACCTTCCCCTATGTCTTCGCGGGAACGACCATTTCGTTTGCGACGCTCGGGCACGAAGCCGGTTATTTGGGCGCCGCCGGGTATGCTCGCAAGAAAGACTCCTGA
- a CDS encoding Fe-S oxidoreductase, translating into MTRRGPMLFAKPSPQEVLASRGEASATSLVHRNRDANRPNSVFVELEPVERHPGRAAQMTSVLTLLLASSECSLHCSMCDLWRNTLDQPTPPGALPSQIRIGLREWREQTGRESGGTIKLYNSGNFFDPRTTPSTDDDTIAKLCEPFDRVVVENHPLIGTRRLYEFAKRLRGKLEIAVGLECIAPRMLDRLNKRLRPGQFFQFAQHLKDASIDLRVFLIHGLPWLAPEESYAWTILSARFAAAAGARHISVLPCRTGNGFMDRLAREGRFHPPSRKQMLAVMDRLETDSRFDFGPVLTLDTWGLEPDQSEPAEGQGPDSPSDSRNDV; encoded by the coding sequence ATGACACGCAGGGGACCGATGTTGTTTGCCAAACCGTCACCACAAGAGGTGCTGGCGTCGCGAGGCGAGGCCAGTGCCACGTCATTGGTGCATCGCAACCGGGATGCCAATCGGCCCAATTCCGTGTTCGTGGAACTGGAACCTGTCGAACGCCACCCGGGCCGGGCGGCCCAAATGACATCTGTGTTGACGTTGTTGCTGGCGTCTTCGGAGTGTTCGCTGCACTGCAGCATGTGTGATTTATGGCGGAACACGCTGGATCAGCCGACTCCGCCAGGAGCCCTGCCCAGTCAAATTCGGATTGGTTTGCGAGAGTGGCGAGAGCAAACCGGACGCGAATCGGGGGGCACGATCAAGCTTTACAACAGCGGGAATTTCTTCGATCCTCGCACCACCCCGTCGACGGACGATGACACGATTGCAAAGCTTTGCGAGCCCTTTGATCGCGTGGTGGTGGAGAACCATCCTTTGATTGGTACACGACGCCTGTATGAATTCGCGAAACGTTTGCGCGGGAAACTGGAAATCGCGGTGGGGCTGGAATGCATCGCGCCGCGGATGTTGGATCGATTGAACAAACGACTTCGCCCGGGGCAATTTTTTCAATTTGCACAACACTTGAAAGACGCCTCCATTGATTTGCGTGTGTTCCTGATCCATGGGCTGCCGTGGTTGGCTCCGGAGGAATCGTACGCATGGACCATCTTGTCGGCGCGATTCGCGGCCGCAGCGGGAGCACGTCACATCAGTGTGTTGCCCTGTCGAACCGGCAACGGTTTCATGGACCGCTTGGCTCGCGAGGGCCGTTTTCATCCGCCGTCGCGAAAGCAGATGCTGGCGGTCATGGACAGGTTGGAAACTGATTCCCGTTTTGACTTTGGACCGGTGCTGACCTTGGACACCTGGGGTTTGGAACCCGATCAGTCTGAACCAGCCGAAGGCCAGGGGCCCGACTCGCCGAGTGACTCTCGAAATGATGTCTGA